From a region of the Mauremys mutica isolate MM-2020 ecotype Southern chromosome 12, ASM2049712v1, whole genome shotgun sequence genome:
- the LOC123346832 gene encoding olfactory receptor 10A2-like: MEYGTGMAGGNHTVQNKFILLGFSTLPRLQHLLFFVFLLNYLITVTGNLLIILLTLADPALHTPMYFFLRNLSFLEVCYISVTIPKMLANLLLEDKTISFIGCAVQTYFSFFLGGAECFLLVTMAYDRYVAICRPLHYPVIMNRKVATGLAAGSWLTGLLLSFSHTSVVFTLPFCRSHKINHFFCDIPPLLKLACGDTSRNEMAVFMVALFFVSFPFVLILMSYISIISTILKMPSGASRRKSFSTCSSHLMVVMLFYGSGAIMYLKPNSSYSPDTDKFLSLSYTVLTPMLNPIIYSLRNKEVKAAFWRIMGRKRFC; encoded by the coding sequence ATGGAGTATGGGACAGGAATGGCAGGAGGAAATCACACAGTACAGAACAAATTCATTCTCCTGGGATTTTCCACCCTTCCCAGACTGCAACACTTGCTATTCTTTGTGTTTTTATTGAACTACTTGATCACCGTGACTGGAAATCTCCTCATCATTCTCCTCACGTTGGCTGACCCTGCCCTTCACAcacccatgtacttcttcctcagGAACCTCTCCTTCCTGGAGGTCTGCTACATATCAGTTACCATCCCTAAAATGTTGGCCAACCTCCTCTTGGAAGATAAGACCATCTCTTTCATTGGCTGTGCTGTGCAAACctatttctcttttttccttgGTGGGGCAGAGTGTTTTCTCCTGGTGACTATGGCTTATGATCGCTATGTTGCAATATGCAGACCTCTGCATTACCCTGTGATTATGAACAGGAAGGTGGCCACTGGACTGGCTGCTGGATCCTGGCTCACTGGTCTCCTCTTGTCCTTCAGTCACACCAGCGTGGTATTCACCCTACCCTTCTGCAGATCCCACAAGATtaatcatttcttctgtgacatcccTCCACTGCTGAAGCTGGCGTGTGGAGACACCTCCCGCAATGAAATGGCTGTCTTCATGGTGGCTCTGTTCTTTGTCTCCTTCCCCTTTGTGCTAATCCTCATGTCCTACATCAGCATAATCTCCACCATCTTGAAGATGCCCTCGGGGGCAAGCAGGAGGAAgtccttctccacctgctcctcgcACCTCATGGTGGTGATGTTGTTCTATGGCTCTGGTGCCATTATGTATCTGAAGCCTAATTCCTCCTACTCACCAGACACAGACaagtttctctctctgtcctaCACAGTCCTCACACCCATGCTAAACCCCATTATCTACAgtctgaggaacaaggaggtgaaggCAGCATTCTGGAGAATCATGGGGAGAAAAAGGTTTtgttga